From a region of the Luteolibacter arcticus genome:
- a CDS encoding DUF4340 domain-containing protein yields the protein MNKRQVVVLWIVAIVLAAAAFFTRSGNSKGAESKTERSRGQTVLADFPADQVAKIKVSSGENTTTLVRKDGKWTIEEREGYPAKTTSVNDFLRSLAEVKVTEGVEAAPSYAPRFGMDPGASKPEDRGTEVVLSNDAGTELAHITLGKNLQAAGDDPMASMMGGGGGSTGRFVRNHADETGVYKVSEMFSALTPEPKSWLNDEFLKVEKIKSVTVSPAAQPDKVDWKVTRADENGEFTLDGAQAGETLDTTAASTLKSLFSYARFEDVVSADKASDMGKALEMRTVKIETFEGFVYNITLTPIEAEKPKEADPNAAPPEENYLMTVDVEGTLPTERKKEEKESAEDAKAKDKAFADRKTELEKRLAAEKAMNGKTFQVTKYTVDALLKPRAELIKKPEAPAANNAAPSGLPPGFPPGGGVATPPIQVPPRPARKPVEAVTPPIAIPPLEEGEEMPKENKPAEEKPAEDKPAEEKKEQ from the coding sequence ATGAACAAACGCCAAGTCGTTGTCCTCTGGATCGTCGCCATCGTGCTTGCCGCCGCCGCGTTCTTCACGCGCTCGGGCAACTCGAAGGGCGCCGAGAGCAAGACCGAACGCAGCCGCGGACAGACCGTGCTCGCCGACTTCCCCGCCGATCAGGTGGCGAAGATCAAGGTGAGCTCCGGTGAAAACACCACCACGCTGGTCCGCAAGGACGGCAAGTGGACCATCGAAGAGCGCGAGGGCTACCCGGCCAAGACCACCTCGGTGAACGATTTCCTCCGCTCGTTGGCAGAGGTGAAAGTCACCGAGGGCGTGGAAGCCGCTCCGTCGTATGCCCCTCGCTTCGGCATGGATCCCGGTGCTTCCAAGCCGGAGGATCGCGGCACCGAAGTCGTGCTGTCGAATGACGCCGGCACCGAACTCGCCCACATCACGCTGGGCAAGAACCTGCAAGCCGCCGGTGATGATCCGATGGCCTCGATGATGGGCGGCGGCGGCGGGTCAACCGGCCGCTTCGTCCGCAACCATGCCGACGAGACTGGCGTCTACAAGGTGAGCGAGATGTTCTCCGCCCTGACCCCGGAGCCGAAGAGCTGGTTGAATGACGAATTCCTCAAGGTCGAGAAGATCAAGAGCGTCACCGTCAGCCCGGCGGCCCAGCCGGACAAGGTCGACTGGAAGGTCACCCGCGCCGACGAGAATGGCGAGTTCACGCTCGATGGCGCCCAGGCGGGCGAGACGCTCGATACCACCGCCGCCAGCACGCTCAAGAGCTTGTTCTCCTACGCCCGCTTCGAGGACGTGGTGTCGGCGGACAAGGCCAGCGACATGGGCAAGGCGCTCGAGATGCGCACGGTGAAGATCGAGACCTTCGAGGGCTTCGTCTACAACATCACCCTCACTCCCATCGAGGCCGAGAAGCCGAAGGAGGCCGACCCGAACGCCGCGCCGCCGGAGGAAAACTACCTGATGACCGTGGATGTGGAAGGCACCCTGCCCACCGAGCGCAAGAAGGAGGAGAAGGAGTCCGCGGAAGACGCCAAGGCAAAGGACAAGGCCTTCGCCGATCGCAAGACGGAACTGGAGAAGCGCTTGGCCGCCGAAAAGGCGATGAACGGGAAGACCTTCCAGGTGACGAAGTACACCGTCGATGCCTTGCTCAAGCCGCGTGCCGAGCTCATCAAGAAGCCGGAAGCTCCCGCCGCGAACAACGCGGCGCCATCCGGCCTTCCCCCTGGTTTCCCTCCCGGCGGCGGCGTCGCGACCCCGCCGATCCAGGTTCCGCCCAGACCGGCTCGCAAGCCGGTGGAAGCGGTGACTCCGCCGATCGCCATCCCGCCGCTCGAAGAGGGCGAGGAGATGCCGAAGGAAAACAAACCGGCAGAGGAGAAGCCAGCCGAGGACAAGCCGGCGGAGGAGAAGAAAGAGCAATAA
- a CDS encoding Gldg family protein, translating into MSTQAKTVHPMARAILAITALGVIVVSANLLISSLGAGHKNADFTEDKVHTLSEGTRGILKELGAPVTIRYYATRSSDYMPEDLKLHMRRVDDLLAEYQNLSGGKLRVEELDPQPDTDAEDAANLDGIRGQRFEDQNLYFGLAVSCIDRTATIPFIDPTQETMLEYEISKAISEVSRADKPVIGLMSGLPIAGNQNPMMMMQGQQGTPPWVFYSQLAQSYEVKDLTMTPEKIDPAIDVLLVFHPAAITPEAEFAIDQYLLQGGTVVACIDPYSVAAQMSGGGNPMMGGGPPTASTLPTLLGAWGVGMNTQVVGDQNYQTTMNGSRPGLAVLTVPKEGMPQKDNVITRDLNSLVFFLAGGLSKTGGAGVAINSLVKSSDKAGLVDAMKASQLDPNLARTIKEAKPYDLVMHLKGNFKSAFPKGKPGEEAKPEEKKDESKEGEKKKEEEKKDEKPAALTEATKEGNVFLISDIDVFFDQFAYRVQRFGGMQMAQPINGNSSLLFNIVDQAASSTHLIGARSRAAIARPFTKIKDLESEFTRKSGEKIDEKQKELDKVSEEINTLVQQRAQGDRVFMDSDLEAKIREGRAKQVSARKELREMEKDLKREKDKISGKATLYNVAFMPLTVILIGLGLFVKRRTATRAR; encoded by the coding sequence ATGAGCACGCAAGCAAAGACCGTCCACCCGATGGCGCGCGCGATTCTCGCGATCACCGCCCTCGGCGTCATCGTCGTCTCGGCCAACCTGTTGATCTCCTCGCTGGGAGCCGGCCACAAGAATGCCGACTTCACCGAGGACAAGGTGCATACCCTTTCCGAAGGCACCCGCGGCATCCTCAAGGAGCTCGGCGCCCCGGTCACCATCCGCTACTACGCGACCCGTAGTTCGGACTACATGCCGGAGGACCTGAAGCTCCACATGCGCCGCGTGGACGACCTGCTGGCCGAATACCAGAACCTCTCCGGCGGCAAGCTGCGGGTGGAGGAACTGGATCCCCAGCCCGACACCGATGCCGAGGACGCCGCCAATCTCGACGGCATCCGCGGCCAGCGCTTCGAGGACCAGAACCTCTACTTCGGCCTGGCCGTCTCGTGCATCGACCGCACGGCGACGATTCCCTTCATCGATCCAACCCAGGAGACCATGCTGGAGTATGAGATCTCCAAGGCGATCTCCGAGGTCTCCCGCGCCGACAAGCCGGTCATCGGCCTGATGTCCGGCCTGCCGATCGCCGGCAACCAGAACCCGATGATGATGATGCAGGGCCAGCAGGGCACCCCGCCGTGGGTGTTCTACTCGCAGCTCGCACAGTCCTACGAGGTGAAGGACCTGACGATGACCCCGGAGAAAATCGATCCGGCGATCGACGTGCTGCTGGTATTCCACCCGGCGGCCATCACGCCCGAGGCGGAGTTCGCAATCGACCAGTACCTGCTGCAGGGCGGCACGGTGGTTGCATGCATCGACCCTTACTCGGTGGCCGCACAGATGAGTGGCGGCGGCAATCCGATGATGGGTGGCGGCCCGCCGACGGCCTCGACGCTGCCGACGCTGCTCGGTGCCTGGGGAGTCGGGATGAACACCCAAGTGGTCGGTGACCAGAACTACCAGACCACGATGAACGGCAGCCGCCCGGGCTTGGCGGTGCTGACAGTGCCGAAGGAAGGCATGCCGCAGAAGGACAACGTGATCACCCGCGACCTCAATAGCCTGGTCTTTTTCCTGGCCGGCGGCCTGAGCAAGACCGGCGGAGCCGGCGTGGCGATCAACTCGCTGGTGAAGTCCTCGGACAAGGCCGGCCTTGTCGATGCCATGAAGGCATCCCAGCTCGACCCCAACCTGGCACGCACCATCAAGGAAGCGAAACCCTATGACCTGGTGATGCACCTCAAGGGCAACTTCAAGTCCGCCTTCCCGAAGGGCAAGCCGGGCGAAGAGGCCAAGCCTGAAGAGAAGAAAGACGAATCGAAGGAAGGCGAGAAGAAGAAGGAGGAGGAAAAGAAGGACGAAAAGCCGGCCGCTCTCACCGAGGCGACCAAGGAAGGCAATGTCTTCCTGATTTCCGACATCGATGTCTTTTTCGACCAGTTCGCCTACCGCGTGCAGCGCTTCGGCGGCATGCAGATGGCGCAGCCGATCAATGGCAACTCGTCGCTCCTGTTCAACATCGTCGACCAGGCAGCCTCGTCCACGCACCTGATCGGTGCCCGCAGCCGCGCGGCGATCGCCCGCCCTTTCACCAAGATCAAGGACCTCGAGTCCGAGTTCACCCGCAAGTCCGGCGAGAAGATCGACGAAAAGCAGAAGGAACTCGATAAGGTCAGCGAGGAGATCAACACGCTGGTCCAACAACGCGCCCAAGGTGACCGCGTCTTCATGGACTCCGACTTGGAAGCGAAGATCCGCGAGGGTCGCGCCAAGCAGGTCAGCGCCCGCAAGGAACTCCGTGAAATGGAGAAGGACCTCAAGCGCGAGAAGGATAAGATCTCGGGCAAGGCCACCCTCTACAACGTCGCCTTCATGCCGCTGACGGTCATCCTGATCGGGCTGGGCCTGTTCGTGAAACGCCGCACTGCCACCCGCGCCCGCTAA
- a CDS encoding DUF433 domain-containing protein: protein MISQESPSLLGRIVIDPEVCHGKPVVRGLRYPVESLLEYLAGGDSMEEVLDEFPDLEREDLLACLQFATESLKLRTRHLAVA from the coding sequence ATGATCAGCCAAGAGTCACCGTCCCTTCTAGGCCGGATCGTGATCGACCCAGAAGTCTGCCACGGCAAGCCGGTGGTGCGCGGACTGCGTTACCCGGTGGAGTCGCTGCTGGAATATCTGGCCGGCGGCGATAGCATGGAAGAGGTGCTGGATGAGTTTCCCGATCTGGAACGGGAAGACCTGCTCGCTTGCCTGCAATTCGCGACGGAATCCCTGAAATTGCGGACCCGGCACCTGGCGGTGGCATGA
- a CDS encoding ABC transporter permease, whose amino-acid sequence MNTWTIFKRELSSYFTQPTAYAIIVVFLLLSLGFTFTFGNFMRVGDASLEYSFFFWHPWIFMVLVPAVGMKLWSDEQRTGTIELLGTFPISVWSAIFGKYLASCVVWFTALLLTFPIVITVNWLGDPDNGVIFAGYLGSFLVCCTFLAVTMLASACTRDQVVCLIIAVVICVTMVLSGYDDFVREVGKATSNNVASALSSLGVWDHFRSLSRGSFRLQDAVWFLTIIFASLLGTSAILSAKRA is encoded by the coding sequence ATGAACACCTGGACCATCTTCAAGCGCGAGCTTTCCAGCTACTTCACCCAACCGACAGCTTACGCGATTATCGTCGTGTTCCTGCTGCTCTCGCTGGGTTTCACCTTCACCTTCGGGAACTTCATGCGCGTGGGCGATGCCTCGCTGGAGTACTCGTTCTTCTTCTGGCACCCGTGGATCTTCATGGTGCTGGTGCCGGCCGTCGGCATGAAATTGTGGTCGGATGAGCAGCGCACCGGCACCATCGAGCTGCTGGGCACGTTCCCGATCTCCGTTTGGAGCGCGATCTTTGGCAAGTACCTCGCTTCCTGCGTGGTGTGGTTCACCGCGCTGCTGCTGACCTTCCCGATCGTGATCACGGTCAATTGGCTCGGCGACCCGGACAACGGCGTCATCTTCGCCGGCTATCTGGGCAGCTTCCTGGTCTGCTGCACCTTCCTGGCGGTCACCATGCTGGCCTCCGCCTGCACCCGCGACCAAGTGGTCTGCCTCATCATCGCCGTGGTCATCTGCGTGACGATGGTGCTGAGCGGCTACGACGACTTCGTCCGCGAGGTCGGCAAGGCCACTTCCAACAACGTCGCCAGCGCCCTGAGTTCGCTGGGCGTGTGGGATCACTTCCGCTCGCTGAGCCGCGGATCCTTCCGCCTCCAGGATGCGGTCTGGTTCCTCACCATCATCTTCGCCTCGCTGCTGGGCACCAGCGCGATCCTTTCCGCCAAGCGCGCCTGA
- a CDS encoding DUF5615 family PIN-like protein: MRFLIDAHLPPGLRTVFREAGHDAILTLDLPEQNAARDGILNQVSAEERRVVVSKDTDFFHSHLLHGRPWKLVLVRTGNLGVRATKEMFATHLPSIVAALEECSLVELDQQRISIVV; encoded by the coding sequence ATGAGGTTTTTGATCGATGCTCATTTGCCCCCGGGCCTGCGGACGGTTTTTCGCGAGGCGGGCCACGACGCGATCCTCACGCTGGACCTGCCGGAGCAGAACGCGGCGAGGGACGGGATTCTAAACCAGGTATCCGCGGAGGAGCGGCGGGTGGTAGTGTCGAAGGATACGGACTTCTTTCATTCGCATCTGCTGCACGGCCGCCCGTGGAAGCTGGTGCTGGTGCGAACGGGAAACCTCGGTGTGCGGGCGACGAAGGAAATGTTTGCGACGCACTTGCCGTCGATCGTCGCAGCGCTGGAAGAGTGCTCGCTGGTGGAGTTGGATCAGCAGCGGATTTCCATCGTGGTGTAG